A part of Thermococcus sp. SY098 genomic DNA contains:
- the sufB gene encoding Fe-S cluster assembly protein SufB produces MGQQSRLEEILKAGSLEEILGTAVPYPKEIELKGELTKDMIEELSRIKNEPEWMLRHRLRALELFHKLPMPKWVVGVEELDLESLTLYSKPEIGSEVRDWDDLPENIRRTFERLNIPEIEKKFLSGLTAVFDSESVYSKLKEEFEKKGIIMLPMEEALQKYPDLVKKYFGRVFPAGEHKFSALHHALWSGGVFVYVPKGVRIPFPVEAFFVIGSALEGQFEHTLLVADEGSYIHFIEGCSAPMYKGFSFHDGMVEIYAHRNATVKFTTIQNWSRNVINFNNKRAIIEENAYVEWIEGSIGSKITYTYPSSVLKGEGARTAQYVVSLSNGPFMKDTGAKTWHLAPNTSSKIVSKSISANGGINIYRGLVRIIKGAKNSIATVSCDSLILDEESRAYTYPHNQSDEPTASIIHEATTGKLGEDKLFYMNSRGISEEEAKSLIVLGFISEILEGLPFEYVEVLKKVIELEFSEVGGVG; encoded by the coding sequence ATGGGACAGCAGTCAAGGCTTGAGGAGATACTCAAGGCCGGCTCGCTTGAGGAGATACTCGGGACGGCGGTACCATACCCCAAGGAGATAGAGCTGAAGGGAGAGCTGACAAAGGATATGATCGAGGAGCTCTCGCGGATAAAGAACGAGCCGGAGTGGATGCTCAGGCACCGCCTCAGGGCACTTGAACTTTTTCACAAGCTCCCGATGCCCAAGTGGGTTGTCGGTGTTGAGGAGCTTGATCTTGAGAGCCTTACCCTCTACTCCAAGCCTGAGATAGGCAGTGAAGTTAGGGATTGGGACGATTTGCCAGAAAACATCAGGAGAACATTTGAGCGCTTAAATATTCCAGAGATAGAGAAAAAGTTTCTCTCCGGCTTAACGGCAGTTTTTGACAGCGAAAGCGTCTATTCGAAGCTCAAAGAGGAGTTCGAGAAGAAGGGCATAATAATGCTCCCCATGGAGGAAGCCCTCCAGAAGTACCCTGACCTTGTGAAGAAGTACTTCGGCAGGGTATTCCCCGCTGGAGAGCACAAGTTTTCAGCCTTACACCACGCCCTCTGGAGCGGTGGGGTCTTCGTTTACGTACCGAAGGGTGTCAGAATCCCCTTCCCTGTCGAGGCCTTCTTCGTCATAGGTTCTGCATTGGAGGGACAGTTCGAGCACACGCTTTTGGTCGCGGACGAGGGGAGCTACATACACTTCATTGAAGGCTGTTCGGCACCGATGTACAAGGGCTTCTCCTTCCACGACGGCATGGTCGAGATATACGCTCACAGAAATGCCACCGTCAAGTTTACCACGATACAGAACTGGAGCAGGAACGTCATCAACTTCAACAACAAGAGGGCAATAATAGAGGAAAACGCCTACGTCGAGTGGATAGAGGGCAGCATCGGGAGCAAAATAACCTACACCTACCCGTCGAGCGTCCTGAAGGGCGAAGGGGCAAGGACAGCTCAGTACGTCGTCTCGCTGAGCAACGGGCCCTTCATGAAGGACACCGGCGCTAAAACCTGGCACCTGGCTCCAAACACGAGCTCGAAGATAGTCTCCAAGAGCATAAGCGCCAACGGCGGCATAAACATATACCGCGGGCTGGTGAGGATTATTAAGGGCGCGAAGAACTCCATTGCCACGGTCTCGTGTGATTCGCTAATCCTTGACGAGGAGAGCAGGGCATACACATACCCGCACAACCAGAGCGACGAGCCTACAGCGAGCATAATCCACGAGGCAACGACCGGGAAGCTCGGCGAAGACAAGCTCTTCTACATGAACTCGCGTGGTATAAGTGAGGAAGAGGCCAAGAGCCTTATCGTGCTCGGCTTCATCAGCGAGATACTGGAGGGACTGCCCTTCGAGTACGTCGAGGTTCTCAAGAAGGTCATAGAGCTTGAGTTCAGCGAGGTCGGGGGTGTTGGCTGA